The Nocardia sp. NBC_00508 nucleotide sequence CGTCGCGCGAGCCCACGCGCCGGTAGACGGTGACGCGGTCCACCCCCGCTTGCCGAGCTACATCCTCGATGGTCGTCTTCTTGACACCGACCTTCTCGAACTGAACCAAGGCCGCGTCCAAGATGCGCGATTCGATGCTGTCGTCGGCATCCTTCGGGCTCACCGATGGCGTTGACGAGGCTGCTGTCACGGTCTCAACGCTAGCAATATCCCGACATCATGCAACATAGATGACTCGATTGTTGCTGCAACATTGCAATGCAATATGTTGCTCTGTACGCTCGACGCATGGCTGAGAAGGCTGACGCGACGCAGCGCCCGTACCGCGACGAAGTGCACGCGATCAATGCCCGGGACGTTCATTTCGACTTCGGCTCGGTCCCGATGCATTACATCCCCGGCGAGGTTCTCGCGACGCACATCGTCAACGTGATGCATCTGGTACTGCCGGAGGGCGAGCGAGCCATGGCCCAATGCCTCGCGGAGGCGCTGCCGTTCATCGACGACGAGCGGCTGCGGGAGGAGGTGCAGGGCTTCATCGGCCAGGAATCCATGCATGCGGCCAGTCATGAGGGCGCCCGCCGACATCTGCAGTCGATCGGGCTGGACGTCAACTCGTACGTGTCCAAGATCGCGTGGCTGGTTGACCGCGTCCTGGGCGGTCACGGACTCACCGGCCGCGCCCGAGAGGAGTGGCTGAAGGAACGGCTCGGACTGTTCGCCGGAATGGAACACTTCACCGCGGTGATCGGCGAGTGGCTGTTGAACGCGGACATCCTCGAAGAACGTGGCATGCATCCGGCGATGCTGGACCTGGTCCGTTGGCACGGCGCGGAAGAGGTCGAGCATCGCAGCGTGGTATTCGACGCGTACATGCATGTAGACGGCAGCTATGCCCGCCGGGCGCGCACCGCGATACTGGCGACCGCGACGTTGCTGCCGCTGTTCATCGTCTCGACCGCCCACCTGTACCGGAAGGATCCGTCGGCGGACAAGGGCCGATTCTGGGTCCTGCAGTTAGTCAGTGCCACCAAGCGTGGCGTAATACCCAGTTGGACGACGTTTTTCACAGAAACGCCACGGTATCTTCGCCTGGGCTTCCACCCCTCCCAGCTCGGTCCGATGGACAAGGCGCTGCGGTATCTCGCGCACTCCCCCGCAGCGCGGGCCGGGCATTGATGGCGATCAGAACGATGGCAGAGGAATTCACCCCACCTCCGAGCCTGCGGATGCTGGGAGCCGTCATCGACGCCTACAAGCAGGTCTTCGTCTCCGGGCCCGCGGCGCCATTGATGTCGCAATCGAATCCGGTGCGACGCAATGGATTCGTTCTGGACGTTGTCGTAGGCCGGGTGACCGTGGAGGCGGAGGACGTGCGCTCCTTCACACTGCGCGCGGCCGGCGCGCCGCTGCCCGCGTGGCGGCCGGGCGCACACCTGGATGTCTCCCTGCCCTCGGGTAGGCAGCGGCAGTACTCACTGTGCGGCGACCCGAGCGATCGGTCTTGTTACCGAATCGCGGTGCGGCGCATCGCAGACGGCGGCGGCGGGTCGATCGAGATGCACCGGGATGTGCGCGTCGGCGACATGCTGCGGGTGCGCGGACCGCGAAACGCGTTCACCTTCGTCGAGGCGCCGTCATACCTGTTCATCGCTGGCGGCATCGGCGTCACCCCGATCCTGCCGATGGTCGCGGCCGCCGGATCACGCGGGCACCTCATATACCTCGGCCGGTCGCGGGCATCGATGCCGTTCCTGGACGAACTGCCCGATGCGGAGATCCGTCCGGACGACGAATGCGGAGTGCCCGACATCGCGGAGCTGATCGGCCGCGCCGAACCCGGTGCGGCGGTGTACGTGTGCGGTCCACCGCCGGTGCTCGCCGCCGCCCAGCGGACCATGTTCACCGTCAACCCGACCGGCTCCCTGCACACCGAGCGCTTCTCCGCCCGGCCGGTGACCGGCGGCAGGGAATTCGACCTCACCCTGGCCCGTACCGGGCGCATGATCCGGGTCGGTGCGCAGGAGACCGCGCTCGCCGCCATCCGGCGCGCGGTTCCCGATGCCGTCTACTCCTGCCAGCAGGGCTTCTGCGGAACCTGCAAGACGCGGGTGCTGGCCGGAGACATCGAGCACCGCGACCGGACCCTGCCCGATCCCGAACGCACCGACCACATACTCACCTGCGTCTCCCGTGCGGCGGGCGACGCACTGGTCCTCGACCTGTAGAACCCATTCGAAGGGACGAAAACGTCCATGGCACAACGCTATGCACTCGCCGAATCCGACGACGACTTTCTCATGACCGCCGCGCGACGCTATGTCCACAACGTCGATATCGGGGCCGATCCCGCGGCCGTGTGGGCCGCATTGACCGCGGATGACGCGCTGGTGTCGTGGTCGCCGGTGATCAGTGCCATGGAATGGACCGCACCGCGCCCGTTCGGCGTCGGCGCCACCCGCACCGTCACCCTCGGCGGCGTGGTGCGGTTGGACGAGCGCTTCTACCGCTGGGACGAGGGCAAGCGGATGACCTTCACCGTCGACGCCGCATCCATCCCCGGACTGCGACGCTTCGCCGAAGACATCGTGCTCGCGCCGCGCACCGAAGGCACCCGCCTCACGTGGACATTTGCCCTCGAGGGCACACCCGCGCTGCGACCGCTGCTGGCGTTGGCCAGTCCCGCCAATCGACTCGTCACCTCGACCATCGCCAACGGCACGGCCCGGGTCCGAACCCTGCACGGAAGGACGCGCTAGCGATGGCTACCTCGAGCGAACATCGACAGATCGTGATAGTCGGCGCCGGCTTCGGCGGCATCGGCCTGGCGATCAAGTTGCGGCAGGCCGGATTCGACGATCTGGTCATCCTGGAGCGTGCCGACGACCTGGGTGGCACCTGGCAGGCCAACACCTACCCCGGCTGCGCCTGTGACGTGCCGTCGCAGCTGTACAGCTATTCCTTCGCCCCGAATCCGGACTGGTCACGCAAGTACGGCAAGCAGGGCGAGATCCTCGAGTACATCCGCGCTGTGGCGACTGAACACGGTGCACTGCACCATATTCGGTTCGATACGGAAATGCTCGATGCACGCTGGGACGATCAGGTGTCGCGCTGGCGCATCGACACCACCCGAGGTGCGTTCACCGCCGACTTCTTGATCTCCGCGACCGGACTGTTCGCCGAGGCCAAGTATCCGTCGCTGCCCGGCCTGGACACCTTCGCGGGCAAGGCTTTCCATTCGCTGCACTGGGACCATGACTACGACCTCACCGGCAAGCGGGTCGCGGTGATCGGCACCGGCGCCTCGGCAGTGCAGTTCGTACCCGAAATCCAGCCAAAGGTCGCCGAACTCGTGTTGTTCCAGCGGTCGGCACCGTGGATCGTGCCCCGCCTGGACCGGCGCACCCACGGCCTGGAGCGGCTGCTGCTTCGCCAGGTCCCCATGGCGGGCAAGCTGATCCGCGGCAGCTGGTATACCGCCTTGGAAGGCTTCGGCCTGGTCGGATTCGTCGACAAACGATTCCGGCACCCCTATGAACTGCTCGGCAGGCTGCAGTTACGGCGGCAAGTCCGGGATCCGCTGCTTCGCCGCACACTCACCCCGGACTACATGATCGGCTGCAAGCGCGCGATCTTCTCCGACTCCTACCTTCCCGCGCTGGACCAGCCCAATGTCGAGGTGGTCACCGACCCGATCGCCGAAGTGCGGCCGCACTCGATCGTGCTGCGCGACGGTACCGAACGGGCGGTCGACGCCATCATCTACGGCACCGGGTTCACCTCGATCCCAAGCGCATTCGAAAGGTTCACCGGCCGCGACGGGCTGTCGATGGCCGAGCTCTATCGTCAGCAGCCGCAAAGCTATCTCGGCGCCACCCTCGCCGGATTCCCGAATTTCTTCTGCACCCTCGGCCCGTTCGGCGCCGCGGGCAACCAGTCCGCCATCTTCATGATCGAATCGCAGATCGCCTACATCGTGGACGCCCTGACCACGATGCGCGCGCTCGGCGCGCGCCGAGTGGAGGTGAAGCCGCAGGTGCAGGATGCCTTCCTGGACGAGATGGCACGGCGAAGCGCGGAAACCGTCTGGGTCACCGGCGGCTGCACCGGCTACTACCAAACCCCAGACGGCCGCAACGCCGGCCTGTATCCCAACTGGAGCTTCGAATACCGCCGCCGCACCAGCCGATTCGACACCGACTCCTACGAGGTGAGCGCCTGATGGATATCGGACAGCTCAACCCACTGCGCCGGATCACCGACCCGCACTACGACGTGGACGGTAAGACCGTGCTGATCACCGGCGCGAGCCAGGGCATCGGCCGCGAACTCGCCACCATCCTGCGTCGGCGCGGCGCCTCGATCGCGATCATCGAC carries:
- a CDS encoding SRPBCC family protein, which codes for MAQRYALAESDDDFLMTAARRYVHNVDIGADPAAVWAALTADDALVSWSPVISAMEWTAPRPFGVGATRTVTLGGVVRLDERFYRWDEGKRMTFTVDAASIPGLRRFAEDIVLAPRTEGTRLTWTFALEGTPALRPLLALASPANRLVTSTIANGTARVRTLHGRTR
- a CDS encoding PDR/VanB family oxidoreductase codes for the protein MAEEFTPPPSLRMLGAVIDAYKQVFVSGPAAPLMSQSNPVRRNGFVLDVVVGRVTVEAEDVRSFTLRAAGAPLPAWRPGAHLDVSLPSGRQRQYSLCGDPSDRSCYRIAVRRIADGGGGSIEMHRDVRVGDMLRVRGPRNAFTFVEAPSYLFIAGGIGVTPILPMVAAAGSRGHLIYLGRSRASMPFLDELPDAEIRPDDECGVPDIAELIGRAEPGAAVYVCGPPPVLAAAQRTMFTVNPTGSLHTERFSARPVTGGREFDLTLARTGRMIRVGAQETALAAIRRAVPDAVYSCQQGFCGTCKTRVLAGDIEHRDRTLPDPERTDHILTCVSRAAGDALVLDL
- a CDS encoding metal-dependent hydrolase; this encodes MAEKADATQRPYRDEVHAINARDVHFDFGSVPMHYIPGEVLATHIVNVMHLVLPEGERAMAQCLAEALPFIDDERLREEVQGFIGQESMHAASHEGARRHLQSIGLDVNSYVSKIAWLVDRVLGGHGLTGRAREEWLKERLGLFAGMEHFTAVIGEWLLNADILEERGMHPAMLDLVRWHGAEEVEHRSVVFDAYMHVDGSYARRARTAILATATLLPLFIVSTAHLYRKDPSADKGRFWVLQLVSATKRGVIPSWTTFFTETPRYLRLGFHPSQLGPMDKALRYLAHSPAARAGH
- a CDS encoding flavin-containing monooxygenase, with protein sequence MATSSEHRQIVIVGAGFGGIGLAIKLRQAGFDDLVILERADDLGGTWQANTYPGCACDVPSQLYSYSFAPNPDWSRKYGKQGEILEYIRAVATEHGALHHIRFDTEMLDARWDDQVSRWRIDTTRGAFTADFLISATGLFAEAKYPSLPGLDTFAGKAFHSLHWDHDYDLTGKRVAVIGTGASAVQFVPEIQPKVAELVLFQRSAPWIVPRLDRRTHGLERLLLRQVPMAGKLIRGSWYTALEGFGLVGFVDKRFRHPYELLGRLQLRRQVRDPLLRRTLTPDYMIGCKRAIFSDSYLPALDQPNVEVVTDPIAEVRPHSIVLRDGTERAVDAIIYGTGFTSIPSAFERFTGRDGLSMAELYRQQPQSYLGATLAGFPNFFCTLGPFGAAGNQSAIFMIESQIAYIVDALTTMRALGARRVEVKPQVQDAFLDEMARRSAETVWVTGGCTGYYQTPDGRNAGLYPNWSFEYRRRTSRFDTDSYEVSA